A section of the Caballeronia sp. M1242 genome encodes:
- a CDS encoding porin: MPIRPTARKAAPSVSRARRTASPAAARPNFAAALAACIGFIGVPGAAWAQSSVQLYGELDAGLAYVSNVGGHAQYRLTTGTIDGSYWGLQGSEDLGGGARAIFRLERGYAVSTGQGLNDHPMYVGLGTDALGTLTFGRQYDSIHDYFAPFTLTGGTGGTAFAHVLDNDNANNSFLAANSVKYTSATYGGFSFGGLYAFSNAAGGFANNRAYSVGANYTLDSFSAGAAYLHNDGRGNTTGGAYDALALPGNAPGAVIAANVQRQNTFGVAMSYGIGDFQLAGAFSRSINSGVNDADTGAALPSLALNNYEINGIYKLTPAILLAGMYVYTNGGGAHWHEGALQVDYLLGKRTDVYVESIYQRASSDAPAVINTSDPSSGRNQLMFTTGIRHRF, encoded by the coding sequence ATGCCCATCCGTCCAACCGCGCGCAAGGCCGCGCCGTCCGTCAGCCGTGCCCGGCGCACAGCATCTCCCGCAGCCGCCCGCCCGAACTTCGCGGCAGCGCTCGCGGCCTGCATCGGATTCATCGGCGTGCCCGGCGCGGCATGGGCGCAAAGCTCAGTGCAGCTCTATGGCGAACTGGACGCCGGCCTCGCGTATGTCAGCAATGTCGGCGGGCATGCGCAGTACCGGCTGACGACCGGCACCATCGACGGCAGCTATTGGGGGCTGCAAGGCAGCGAAGATCTGGGCGGCGGCGCGCGGGCGATCTTCCGGCTCGAACGCGGCTACGCGGTGTCGACGGGGCAGGGGCTCAACGATCACCCGATGTACGTCGGCCTCGGCACCGACGCGCTCGGCACGCTCACGTTCGGCCGTCAGTACGACTCCATCCACGACTATTTCGCGCCCTTCACGCTGACGGGCGGCACGGGCGGCACGGCCTTCGCGCATGTGCTCGACAACGACAACGCGAACAACTCGTTCCTCGCGGCCAACTCCGTCAAATACACGAGCGCGACGTACGGCGGCTTCAGCTTCGGCGGCTTGTACGCGTTCTCGAACGCGGCGGGCGGGTTCGCGAATAACCGCGCGTACAGCGTCGGCGCCAACTACACGCTCGATTCGTTCAGCGCCGGGGCGGCCTATCTGCACAACGACGGACGCGGCAACACGACCGGCGGCGCGTACGACGCGCTCGCGCTGCCCGGCAACGCGCCGGGCGCCGTCATCGCGGCCAACGTGCAGCGGCAGAACACCTTCGGCGTCGCGATGAGCTACGGCATCGGCGACTTTCAGCTTGCCGGCGCGTTCTCCCGCTCGATCAATTCCGGGGTGAACGACGCGGATACCGGCGCTGCGCTGCCCTCGCTCGCGCTCAATAACTACGAGATCAACGGCATCTACAAGCTGACGCCCGCGATCCTGCTCGCCGGCATGTACGTGTACACGAACGGCGGCGGCGCGCACTGGCACGAAGGCGCGTTGCAGGTGGACTATCTGCTGGGCAAGCGCACCGACGTGTATGTCGAGTCCATCTATCAGCGCGCGTCGTCGGACGCGCCCGCCGTCATCAACACGAGCGACCCGTCGAGCGGCCGCAATCAGTTGATGTTCACGACAGGCATTCGCCACCGCTTCTGA
- a CDS encoding LysE family translocator: MSIQTFSLFVPACFAINMAFGPNNMLSLSNGARRGVRVSVLASFGRLAAFAVMIAIAGLGLGALLLASETLFTAIKLVGAAYLVWIGIKLIRSGPQTVTGAEGAGAAGLARLTKQEFLVAAGNPKAILVFTAFFPQFVDRGAYATSFAILGAIFLLFELVAIVIYAALGARLGTLSRGARGFRWFNRVSGALMVGFGVMLALVRRPAA, translated from the coding sequence ATGTCGATTCAGACGTTCTCGCTGTTCGTGCCGGCGTGTTTCGCCATCAACATGGCGTTCGGGCCGAACAACATGCTCTCGCTTTCTAACGGCGCGCGTCGAGGCGTGCGCGTGTCGGTGCTCGCGTCGTTCGGACGGCTCGCCGCGTTCGCCGTCATGATCGCGATTGCCGGCTTGGGACTCGGCGCGTTGCTGCTCGCGTCCGAGACGCTTTTCACGGCGATCAAGCTCGTGGGCGCGGCTTACCTCGTGTGGATCGGCATCAAGCTGATCCGCTCGGGACCGCAAACCGTCACGGGCGCGGAGGGCGCGGGCGCTGCCGGACTGGCGCGGCTCACGAAGCAGGAGTTTCTCGTCGCCGCCGGTAATCCGAAAGCGATTCTCGTCTTCACCGCCTTCTTTCCGCAATTCGTCGACCGCGGCGCGTATGCGACGAGCTTTGCGATTCTCGGCGCGATATTCCTGCTGTTCGAGCTTGTCGCGATCGTCATTTACGCGGCGCTCGGCGCGCGACTCGGTACGCTTTCGCGCGGCGCTCGCGGTTTCAGGTGGTTCAATCGCGTGAGCGGCGCGCTGATGGTCGGCTTCGGCGTGATGCTCGCGCTGGTGCGCCGTCCGGCGGCCTGA
- a CDS encoding peptide MFS transporter has product MNNQSPAASQTRAFATVFLIEMWERFGYYGMAALLVLFMIDKVGFADDYANLTWGAFSALVFSAPSIGGWIGDKVLGARRTMTFGAIVLSLGYLMLALPYDALGFMYASLGVIVVGNGLFKSNAANLVRRIYEGDEARIDSAFTIYYMAVNIGSTFSMLATPWIKDHWGWHAAFAVCCGGMVLGLVNSALTRRTLAHVGSAPDDQPMRWGRFVAVAAGGAVLAAATVFILQHQTVARVCVWAAALGILAIFGYMLVRCDRCERAGLWAALILTLQVILFFVFYQQMSTSLTLFALRNVDPAFSVAGVHLFTWSAAQFQALNPIWIMILSPLLAVAYAALARRGRDVSVAAKYAFGFVVVAVGFFVFGLSGRYAVEGRVSSWFMVAGYGLYSLGELLVSGLGLAMIARYVPARMSGFMMGAYFVATGVSQYLGTVVANVARMPPGHLDPLQSLPLYTHLFVSLGWLATGGAAIALVLLPLLGRLSLAHHRAAGSGASADAERMTPVSAS; this is encoded by the coding sequence ATGAATAATCAATCGCCCGCCGCGTCGCAGACGCGCGCGTTTGCGACCGTCTTTCTAATCGAAATGTGGGAGCGTTTCGGTTATTACGGCATGGCCGCGCTACTCGTGCTGTTCATGATCGATAAAGTCGGTTTCGCCGACGATTACGCCAATCTCACATGGGGCGCATTTTCCGCGCTCGTGTTCTCGGCGCCGTCGATCGGCGGCTGGATCGGCGACAAGGTGCTCGGCGCCCGCCGCACGATGACCTTCGGCGCGATCGTGCTGTCGCTCGGTTATTTGATGCTCGCGCTGCCCTACGACGCGCTCGGCTTCATGTATGCGTCGCTCGGCGTGATCGTGGTGGGCAACGGGCTCTTCAAGTCGAACGCGGCGAATCTCGTGCGCCGCATCTACGAAGGCGACGAAGCGCGCATCGACAGTGCCTTTACGATTTACTACATGGCGGTGAATATCGGATCGACGTTTTCGATGCTCGCGACGCCGTGGATCAAGGACCACTGGGGCTGGCACGCGGCGTTCGCCGTATGCTGCGGCGGCATGGTGCTCGGTCTCGTGAATTCCGCGCTGACGCGCCGCACGCTTGCGCATGTGGGTTCCGCACCGGACGACCAGCCGATGCGCTGGGGCCGCTTTGTCGCGGTCGCGGCCGGCGGTGCCGTGCTCGCGGCGGCGACGGTGTTCATCCTCCAGCATCAGACGGTGGCGAGGGTTTGCGTCTGGGCCGCCGCGCTCGGCATTCTCGCGATCTTTGGCTATATGCTCGTGCGCTGCGACCGCTGCGAGCGGGCCGGCCTCTGGGCGGCGCTCATTTTGACGCTGCAGGTCATCTTGTTCTTCGTGTTCTATCAGCAGATGTCGACGTCGCTCACGCTGTTCGCGCTGCGCAATGTTGATCCTGCTTTCTCGGTTGCCGGCGTGCATCTCTTCACGTGGAGCGCAGCGCAGTTCCAGGCGCTGAACCCGATCTGGATCATGATTCTGAGTCCGCTGCTCGCCGTTGCTTATGCGGCACTCGCGCGGCGCGGCCGCGACGTGTCGGTGGCTGCCAAGTATGCGTTCGGCTTCGTGGTGGTCGCGGTGGGCTTCTTCGTGTTCGGGCTGAGCGGACGCTACGCGGTGGAGGGCCGTGTGTCGTCGTGGTTCATGGTGGCGGGCTACGGCCTCTATTCGCTGGGTGAATTGCTGGTGTCCGGCCTCGGCCTCGCGATGATCGCGCGCTACGTGCCGGCCCGCATGAGCGGGTTCATGATGGGCGCGTATTTCGTGGCGACAGGCGTGTCGCAGTATCTCGGCACTGTCGTGGCGAATGTCGCGCGCATGCCGCCGGGCCATCTCGATCCGCTTCAGTCCTTGCCTCTGTACACGCATCTTTTCGTGTCGCTCGGCTGGCTGGCGACGGGCGGGGCGGCGATCGCGCTCGTGTTGTTGCCGCTGCTCGGCAGACTGTCGCTGGCGCATCATCGCGCGGCAGGCTCGGGTGCGAGCGCCGATGCGGAGCGCATGACGCCCGTTTCTGCGTCTTGA
- the rpsU gene encoding 30S ribosomal protein S21, whose translation MTKVLLKENEPFDVAMRRFRRTVERTGLIQELKSRMAYEKPTTERKRKKAAAVARLRKQIRRAQLPKKFY comes from the coding sequence ATGACTAAAGTACTGTTGAAAGAGAATGAGCCTTTCGACGTCGCCATGCGACGTTTTCGTCGTACCGTCGAACGCACGGGCCTGATTCAAGAACTCAAGTCGCGCATGGCGTACGAAAAGCCGACGACCGAGCGCAAGCGCAAGAAAGCTGCTGCTGTTGCTCGTCTTCGCAAGCAAATCCGCCGCGCGCAACTGCCGAAGAAGTTTTATTGA
- a CDS encoding 2Fe-2S iron-sulfur cluster-binding protein: MSEPRVFAMTVAPRGDVVEVQPGETLLDAAWRAGLSLPRSCRNGTCRTCMCRLGSGEVDYRIEWPGLTAEEKADGWILPCVALARSDVTIHQPDAGPRELEDRPRRSRGF, from the coding sequence GTGAGCGAGCCGCGCGTCTTCGCGATGACCGTCGCGCCGCGCGGCGATGTCGTCGAGGTGCAGCCGGGCGAAACCCTGCTCGACGCGGCATGGCGCGCGGGGCTGTCGCTGCCCCGCTCGTGCCGCAACGGGACGTGCCGGACATGCATGTGCCGGCTGGGATCGGGCGAAGTGGACTATCGCATCGAGTGGCCGGGGCTCACGGCGGAGGAAAAGGCGGACGGCTGGATTCTGCCGTGCGTGGCGCTCGCGCGCTCGGACGTGACTATCCACCAGCCGGACGCGGGACCGCGCGAGCTCGAAGACCGTCCGCGCCGTTCCCGCGGCTTCTGA
- a CDS encoding YigZ family protein, translating into MPTYTLASPVSAEIDVRKSRFIALAIPVSDRDAAMQELDRLRAEHPTATHVCWALLAGGQSGMSDDGEPSGTAGRPILEVLRHHEVDGVLAAVVRYYGGIKLGAGGLVRAYTDAIATAMQSAERVERIERGLLAVEIDYADEARVRRWIEQHEAELVDSAYGMTVRLVVRMAAAARESAAAELRDLTHGRANVEVRT; encoded by the coding sequence TTGCCCACTTATACGCTCGCCTCTCCCGTCAGCGCCGAAATCGACGTGCGCAAGAGCCGCTTCATCGCGCTCGCCATTCCGGTATCCGACCGCGACGCCGCGATGCAGGAACTCGACCGCCTGCGCGCCGAGCATCCGACGGCCACCCACGTATGCTGGGCGCTGCTGGCGGGCGGGCAGTCGGGCATGTCCGATGACGGCGAGCCCTCCGGCACGGCGGGCCGCCCGATTCTCGAAGTCCTGCGGCATCACGAAGTGGACGGCGTGTTGGCGGCGGTCGTGCGCTACTACGGCGGCATCAAGCTGGGCGCGGGCGGACTCGTGCGCGCGTACACCGACGCCATCGCCACCGCGATGCAGTCGGCCGAGCGCGTCGAGCGCATCGAGCGTGGCCTGCTCGCCGTCGAGATCGACTACGCCGACGAAGCGCGTGTGCGCCGCTGGATCGAGCAGCATGAAGCCGAGCTGGTCGACAGCGCGTACGGCATGACGGTGCGGCTCGTCGTGCGCATGGCCGCCGCCGCGCGCGAATCGGCGGCCGCCGAGCTGCGCGATCTCACGCACGGACGCGCGAACGTCGAGGTGCGCACGTGA
- a CDS encoding GNAT family N-acetyltransferase produces the protein MTSSRAPAPIIRDAASGDFDAIARIYSHYVLHALATFEEAPPTADEMRARHQAAVAAGLPYLVAELDGEVAGYAYASTYRARSAYRHTIEDSVYVADGLGGRGIGLALLSALVERCERGPWRQMIAVIGNSGNAGSIALHARLGFEYVGVLRDVGFKLGRWVDTVLMQRPLRASV, from the coding sequence ATGACATCGAGCCGCGCGCCAGCGCCCATCATTCGCGACGCCGCGTCCGGCGACTTCGACGCCATCGCGCGCATCTATTCGCACTACGTTCTTCACGCGCTGGCGACGTTCGAGGAGGCGCCGCCGACGGCCGACGAGATGCGCGCGCGCCACCAAGCGGCAGTCGCGGCGGGCCTGCCCTATCTCGTCGCGGAACTCGACGGCGAGGTCGCGGGTTATGCGTATGCCTCCACGTATCGCGCGCGCTCGGCGTACCGGCATACGATCGAAGATTCCGTCTATGTCGCCGACGGCCTCGGCGGACGCGGCATCGGGCTCGCGTTGCTTTCGGCGCTCGTCGAGCGATGCGAGCGCGGCCCGTGGCGGCAGATGATCGCGGTGATCGGCAACAGCGGCAACGCCGGGTCCATCGCGCTACATGCGCGGCTCGGCTTCGAGTATGTCGGCGTGTTGCGCGACGTCGGCTTCAAGCTCGGCCGATGGGTCGATACCGTGCTCATGCAGCGCCCGCTTCGCGCCTCGGTCTGA
- a CDS encoding EAL domain-containing protein, whose amino-acid sequence MNKLQRGALAALLIVVVMIAALAPAVIGLTLAARSERQARVERLGKLADATLLRAEELTRRLSGALGDIGNVSDAPCSTSYLRALRHIALTNAPLRDAGAYDRDGRWQCSSSLGAVSAGASDSLALPPPDWRSRDGVSAWYGMARLPGGKDSLVMGRGGVYIAADPSLYVDGIDANIARSPEVAVINTEARRVIAGTPATDASAVLAVYRSLPSLLDCASVAVRRSATMPLAVVVSTPRETWRTRARSLPWEWLLAGIATGVLCASWAAYAIVRRLSPRGQLRDAVRRHQFIVAYQPIVDLATRQCVGAEALVRWKHHDRIVRPDHFIPLAEHRGLIQAITDQVLDTVLLELGDFLRRYADYYISVNVSAPDLTTHRFLGVIGPALARQGIRPQQIRIEATERGFLDADAAKEVISAFRAAGHAVYLDDFGTGYSSLSHLQTFRVDGLKIDKSFVDTVGQDAASSSVASHIIEMAATLGVQVIAEGIEREEQAAYLHARGAQFGQGWLFSPPLTAAEFIRYAGATRAH is encoded by the coding sequence ATGAACAAACTTCAACGCGGGGCGCTGGCGGCGCTCCTGATCGTCGTCGTGATGATCGCGGCGCTCGCGCCGGCGGTGATCGGCTTGACGCTTGCCGCGCGCAGCGAACGGCAGGCGCGCGTCGAGCGGCTCGGCAAGCTCGCCGATGCCACGCTCCTTCGCGCGGAAGAGTTGACGCGGCGTCTGTCGGGCGCGCTGGGCGACATCGGCAACGTCAGCGACGCGCCGTGCTCCACCAGCTATCTTCGGGCGCTGCGGCACATCGCGCTCACGAATGCGCCGCTGCGCGATGCGGGCGCCTACGACCGCGACGGCCGGTGGCAATGCTCGTCGTCGCTCGGCGCGGTGTCGGCGGGCGCGTCGGACAGTCTCGCATTGCCGCCGCCCGACTGGCGTTCTCGCGATGGCGTGAGCGCGTGGTACGGCATGGCGCGACTGCCCGGAGGCAAGGATTCGCTCGTGATGGGGCGCGGCGGCGTCTACATTGCCGCGGATCCGTCGCTCTACGTCGACGGCATCGACGCGAACATTGCACGCTCGCCGGAGGTCGCTGTCATCAACACCGAGGCGCGGCGCGTAATCGCCGGCACGCCCGCCACGGATGCGTCCGCGGTCCTCGCCGTTTATCGCAGCTTGCCGTCGCTCTTGGATTGCGCGTCGGTGGCTGTGCGCCGCTCGGCGACGATGCCGCTCGCGGTCGTCGTCAGCACGCCGCGCGAGACGTGGCGCACGCGCGCGCGCTCGCTGCCGTGGGAGTGGCTGCTCGCCGGGATCGCGACGGGCGTGCTGTGCGCGAGCTGGGCCGCCTATGCCATCGTGCGCAGGCTCTCGCCGCGCGGTCAGTTGCGCGACGCCGTGCGCCGCCACCAGTTCATCGTCGCTTATCAGCCGATCGTCGATCTCGCGACGCGCCAATGCGTCGGCGCCGAAGCGCTCGTGCGCTGGAAGCATCACGACCGCATCGTGCGGCCGGACCATTTCATTCCGCTCGCCGAGCATCGCGGGCTCATTCAGGCGATCACCGATCAGGTGCTGGACACCGTTCTGCTGGAACTGGGCGACTTTCTCAGGCGCTACGCCGACTATTACATCTCCGTGAACGTGTCCGCGCCGGACCTGACGACACATCGTTTTCTCGGCGTGATCGGTCCCGCGCTCGCGCGGCAAGGCATCCGGCCGCAGCAGATCCGCATCGAGGCCACCGAGCGCGGCTTTCTGGATGCCGACGCGGCAAAAGAGGTCATCAGCGCGTTCCGGGCGGCGGGCCACGCCGTCTATCTGGACGACTTCGGCACCGGTTATTCCAGCCTGTCGCACTTGCAGACGTTTCGCGTGGACGGCCTGAAAATCGACAAGTCGTTCGTCGATACGGTCGGACAGGACGCGGCGTCGAGCAGCGTCGCTTCGCATATCATCGAGATGGCCGCGACCCTCGGCGTGCAGGTGATCGCCGAAGGCATCGAGCGCGAAGAGCAGGCGGCCTATCTGCATGCGCGCGGCGCGCAGTTCGGGCAAGGCTGGCTCTTTTCGCCGCCGCTCACGGCCGCCGAATTCATCCGCTACGCGGGCGCGACACGCGCCCACTAA
- a CDS encoding ABC transporter permease, protein MSLYGFGPLLWAGAKETLALALLSLAVSVLLGLVGASAKLSRHGLLRGIATAYTTLIRSVPDLVLMLLLFYSIQIAINRVTDAFGWDQFDIDPFTAGVLTLGFIYGAYFTETFRGAFLAVPRGQLEAGSAYGMSGMRVFGRILFPQMMRFALPGIGNNWQVLVKATALVSIIGLADVVKAAQDAGKSTFNMFFFILIAALIYLAITTASNFVLMALEQRYSTGVRHADL, encoded by the coding sequence ATGTCGCTGTACGGCTTCGGCCCGCTGCTCTGGGCGGGCGCAAAGGAAACGCTCGCGCTCGCGCTGCTTTCGCTCGCGGTGTCGGTGTTGCTCGGACTGGTCGGCGCGTCGGCGAAGCTCTCGCGGCACGGACTCTTGCGCGGCATCGCGACCGCTTACACGACGCTCATCCGCTCCGTGCCCGATCTCGTGCTGATGCTGCTGCTCTTCTACAGCATCCAGATCGCGATCAACCGCGTCACCGATGCGTTCGGCTGGGATCAGTTCGACATCGACCCGTTCACGGCGGGCGTGCTCACGCTCGGCTTCATCTACGGCGCGTATTTCACCGAGACGTTTCGCGGCGCGTTTCTCGCGGTGCCGCGCGGCCAGTTGGAAGCGGGCAGCGCATACGGCATGAGCGGCATGCGCGTGTTCGGCCGCATCCTGTTTCCGCAGATGATGCGCTTCGCGCTGCCGGGCATTGGCAACAACTGGCAAGTGCTCGTGAAGGCGACGGCGCTCGTGTCGATCATCGGCCTCGCGGATGTGGTCAAGGCCGCGCAGGACGCGGGCAAGAGCACGTTCAACATGTTCTTCTTCATTCTGATCGCCGCGCTCATCTATCTCGCCATCACCACGGCGTCGAACTTCGTGCTGATGGCGCTGGAACAACGTTATTCGACGGGCGTGCGCCACGCCGATCTTTGA
- a CDS encoding ABC transporter permease has translation MMSIFAEYWRPFLYSDGMRASGLVVTLWLLAASIAIGFCAAVPLACARVSKRRWLSTPVRLYTYVFRGTPLYVQLLLLYTGMYSLEFVRTHSLLEAFFRSGFNCAVLAFALNTCAYTTEIFAGAIRAIPHGEVEAARAYGMGTFTMYRRVILPSALRRALPLYSNEVILMLHATTVAFTATVPDILKVARDANSATYESFGSFGIAALLYLAISFALVAAFRRAERRWLAYLSPSRA, from the coding sequence ATGATGTCGATCTTCGCCGAATACTGGCGTCCGTTTCTGTATTCCGACGGCATGCGCGCGTCGGGCCTCGTCGTGACGCTGTGGCTGCTCGCGGCGTCCATTGCCATCGGCTTCTGCGCGGCCGTGCCGCTCGCGTGCGCGCGGGTCTCGAAGCGCCGCTGGCTCTCGACGCCCGTGCGCCTTTACACGTACGTGTTTCGCGGCACGCCGCTCTACGTGCAACTGCTGCTGCTCTACACCGGCATGTACAGCCTGGAATTCGTGCGCACGCATTCCTTGCTCGAAGCGTTCTTTCGCAGCGGCTTCAACTGCGCGGTGCTCGCGTTCGCGCTGAACACCTGCGCCTACACGACCGAGATCTTCGCCGGCGCGATCCGCGCGATTCCGCACGGCGAAGTGGAAGCCGCGCGCGCCTACGGCATGGGCACCTTCACGATGTATCGCCGCGTGATCCTGCCGTCCGCGCTGCGCCGCGCCTTGCCTTTGTACAGCAACGAAGTGATCCTGATGCTGCACGCGACCACCGTCGCGTTCACGGCGACGGTGCCGGACATCCTGAAGGTCGCTCGCGATGCAAATTCCGCGACGTATGAATCGTTCGGCTCGTTCGGCATCGCGGCGCTTCTGTATCTGGCGATTTCGTTCGCGCTCGTCGCGGCGTTTCGACGCGCGGAGCGGCGCTGGCTCGCGTACCTGAGCCCGTCGCGCGCCTGA
- a CDS encoding ABC transporter ATP-binding protein, producing MSSPEEIALEPKAKDVATKLVAEDIHKRYGDNEVLKGVSLAARAGDVISIIGASGSGKSTFLRCINFLEKPNAGQIVVDGEAVRTKTDRNGNLEVADHKQLQRVRTKLAMVFQHFNLWSHMTAIENVMEAPIHVLGVSKKEAEDRAREYLEKVGLPPRVEKQYPSHLSGGQQQRVAIARALAMHPDVMLFDEPTSALDPELVGEVLKVMQRLAEEGRTMIVVTHEMGFARNVSNHVMFLHQGRTEEEGAPSEVLSAPKSERLKQFLSGSLK from the coding sequence ATGTCATCACCCGAGGAGATTGCGTTGGAGCCGAAAGCCAAAGACGTCGCGACGAAGCTCGTCGCCGAGGACATCCACAAACGCTACGGCGACAACGAAGTGCTGAAGGGCGTGTCGCTCGCGGCGCGCGCGGGCGATGTCATCAGCATCATCGGCGCGAGCGGCTCGGGCAAGAGCACGTTCCTGCGCTGCATCAACTTCCTGGAGAAGCCGAACGCGGGGCAGATCGTCGTGGATGGCGAAGCCGTGCGCACGAAAACCGACCGCAACGGCAATCTCGAAGTGGCCGATCACAAGCAGCTTCAGCGCGTGCGCACGAAGCTCGCGATGGTCTTCCAGCACTTCAATCTCTGGTCGCACATGACGGCCATCGAGAACGTGATGGAAGCGCCCATTCACGTGCTCGGCGTCTCGAAGAAGGAAGCCGAGGACCGCGCGCGCGAGTATCTGGAGAAAGTCGGCCTGCCGCCGCGCGTGGAAAAGCAGTATCCGTCGCATCTGTCGGGCGGGCAGCAGCAGCGCGTCGCGATTGCGCGCGCGCTCGCCATGCATCCGGACGTCATGCTCTTCGACGAACCCACGTCCGCGCTCGACCCCGAACTCGTCGGCGAAGTGCTCAAGGTCATGCAGCGGCTCGCCGAAGAAGGCCGCACGATGATCGTCGTGACGCATGAGATGGGCTTCGCGCGCAACGTGTCGAATCACGTCATGTTTCTGCACCAAGGACGCACGGAAGAAGAAGGCGCGCCGTCGGAGGTGTTGAGCGCGCCGAAGAGCGAGCGCCTGAAGCAGTTCCTGTCGGGCAGTCTCAAGTAA
- a CDS encoding GlxA family transcriptional regulator, with the protein MSGIAPIIDSLALANEIDGHRLYDWRVCSWDGRPVPLSGGAQLPADCAFNDAVHCDWLIVVSERYQQFADYRLFLASLARVAPRTPLVSGIHHGVWWLAMAGQLAQYRVAVNWGTYQQFTEQFERAIVSQQIFEIDRDRATCAGGQASIDFMLAMIARDHGQDLAERIADSLGVGALRAGTERQRIPFVTAPGERHPRLNDALQLMEANIEDPLSTDDIANLVGISRRQLERLFRQYLGAMPSKYYLNLRLTKARTQLQRTSKSVVQISLACGFSSAAHFSNAYRDRFGVTPREERRNWIEKQRGALDEPRGGALIEPPESR; encoded by the coding sequence ATGAGCGGCATCGCGCCGATCATCGACAGTCTCGCGCTCGCCAACGAAATCGACGGGCATCGTCTCTACGACTGGCGCGTCTGTTCGTGGGACGGCCGTCCGGTGCCGCTTTCGGGCGGCGCGCAGCTTCCCGCCGATTGCGCGTTCAACGACGCCGTCCATTGCGACTGGCTCATCGTGGTCTCCGAACGCTATCAGCAGTTCGCCGATTACCGGCTCTTTCTCGCGAGCCTCGCGCGCGTCGCGCCGCGCACGCCGCTCGTCTCCGGCATTCATCACGGCGTCTGGTGGCTCGCAATGGCCGGGCAACTCGCGCAGTATCGCGTGGCCGTGAACTGGGGGACGTACCAGCAGTTCACCGAGCAGTTCGAGCGCGCGATCGTCTCGCAGCAGATCTTCGAGATCGACCGCGACCGCGCGACGTGCGCCGGCGGTCAGGCGAGCATCGACTTCATGCTCGCGATGATCGCCCGCGATCACGGTCAGGATCTGGCGGAGCGCATCGCGGATTCGCTCGGCGTCGGCGCGTTGCGCGCGGGCACTGAACGGCAGCGCATTCCGTTCGTGACCGCGCCGGGCGAGCGGCATCCGCGCCTGAACGACGCGCTGCAACTCATGGAAGCGAATATCGAAGACCCGCTGTCCACCGATGACATCGCGAATCTCGTCGGTATCTCGCGCAGGCAACTGGAGCGGCTCTTCCGTCAGTATCTCGGCGCGATGCCCTCGAAGTATTACCTCAATCTGCGTCTGACGAAGGCGCGCACGCAATTGCAGCGCACGAGCAAATCGGTCGTGCAGATCAGTCTCGCGTGCGGGTTTTCATCGGCGGCGCATTTTTCCAATGCGTATCGCGACCGCTTCGGCGTGACGCCGCGCGAGGAGCGGCGCAACTGGATCGAAAAGCAGCGCGGCGCGCTCGACGAACCGCGCGGCGGGGCGTTGATCGAGCCGCCCGAGTCTCGTTGA